Proteins from one Listeria weihenstephanensis genomic window:
- a CDS encoding heptaprenyl diphosphate synthase component 1 translates to MSYQGSVAQLKQVEALVLDRTTYRFLGDNFDGPQMDKDQMLWLHEAISGTELDDIVAHQVIGATLYVILAHDTHERIDEPNDQKQHTLKERQLTVLAGDFYSSLYYRTLSEFGMIDLLAALQRGVQETNEAKVNLYQLHITGDEDYLTHLVTSKAAIFAKFATYFGKDEAFVNVGSHMILLTYLLRERTQWLKTDESLFKKAYEHGYMAMNAQANFAVWLDDLIVTVKAEIKANMGGVAISEMAEKRLQELLGQ, encoded by the coding sequence ATGAGTTATCAAGGTAGTGTAGCGCAGTTAAAACAGGTGGAAGCACTTGTTTTAGACCGAACAACTTATCGATTTCTGGGGGATAACTTTGACGGGCCGCAAATGGATAAAGACCAGATGTTGTGGTTACATGAAGCGATTAGTGGAACAGAGTTAGATGATATTGTAGCTCACCAAGTAATCGGTGCGACGCTCTATGTTATTTTAGCCCATGATACACATGAAAGAATTGATGAACCGAATGACCAGAAGCAGCACACTTTAAAAGAGCGGCAGTTGACGGTTTTAGCGGGTGATTTTTATAGTAGTTTATATTATCGGACGTTATCTGAATTTGGTATGATTGATTTGCTGGCAGCTTTGCAACGCGGTGTGCAAGAGACGAATGAGGCTAAAGTGAACCTATACCAACTGCATATTACTGGTGATGAGGATTATTTAACGCATTTGGTGACTTCCAAAGCAGCGATTTTTGCTAAGTTTGCGACCTATTTTGGTAAGGATGAAGCTTTTGTCAATGTGGGGTCGCATATGATTTTGTTGACCTATCTTTTGAGGGAACGTACACAGTGGCTGAAAACAGACGAGTCCTTATTTAAAAAGGCGTATGAGCATGGCTATATGGCGATGAATGCCCAAGCCAATTTTGCGGTGTGGCTAGATGATTTGATTGTAACGGTGAAAGCTGAAATAAAGGCAAATATGGGCGGGGTAGCGATCTCTGAAATGGCGGAGAAACGGTTGCAAGAGCTACTCGGACAATAG
- a CDS encoding tyrosine-protein phosphatase codes for METQRTGNQLALTWSVGDIPMGSTIFESRSLQPEASKKQLLVMDGETRLVLVTEDLPVFFTIQKPDGTSQVIGERIIPLEGCFNFRDMGGYTNEAGKTVKWGQLYRSSLLTNLTPKDQDALEAMGIKWICDLRSTSEIAAKPSPELANIKNRHIPIGTAKNESNETQKIDIPDDHRVYEPLMGESYRVFVQSIDGFREIFDYIIEEKELPFLFHCTAGKDRTGVLGALLLKLLDIPEKTILADYELTNQYADNILGEMQGLVDVFSGGDKEIELENFRPMAEAKPAYLEIAFDEMRKKYGSVDAYLEKGIGITADKKAIFQSMMLEG; via the coding sequence ATAGAAACGCAAAGAACTGGAAATCAATTAGCGCTTACATGGTCGGTCGGAGATATTCCAATGGGCTCTACGATTTTTGAGAGCCGCTCGTTACAACCAGAGGCTTCTAAAAAACAACTATTAGTTATGGACGGTGAGACACGACTTGTGCTCGTAACGGAAGACTTGCCGGTTTTCTTCACGATTCAAAAACCTGATGGAACAAGTCAAGTTATTGGAGAACGGATTATCCCGCTGGAAGGTTGTTTTAATTTCCGTGATATGGGCGGCTATACGAATGAAGCAGGTAAAACGGTGAAATGGGGGCAGTTATATCGGTCATCATTGCTAACTAATTTGACGCCGAAAGATCAAGATGCATTGGAGGCTATGGGCATAAAATGGATCTGTGATTTGCGCAGCACATCAGAAATCGCAGCAAAACCATCCCCCGAATTAGCGAACATTAAAAATCGTCATATTCCAATTGGAACGGCAAAAAATGAATCAAATGAAACGCAAAAAATAGATATTCCGGACGATCATCGCGTTTACGAACCTTTAATGGGAGAGAGTTATCGTGTTTTTGTTCAATCTATCGATGGTTTCCGTGAGATATTTGATTATATCATCGAGGAAAAAGAACTGCCATTCTTATTTCATTGCACCGCAGGAAAAGACCGTACAGGCGTTTTAGGAGCGCTTTTGCTTAAACTGCTCGATATCCCAGAAAAAACAATTTTAGCTGATTACGAGCTTACAAATCAGTATGCGGATAATATCCTTGGTGAAATGCAAGGTTTGGTGGATGTGTTCTCTGGGGGGGATAAAGAGATTGAGCTAGAGAATTTCCGACCAATGGCAGAAGCAAAACCCGCGTATCTCGAAATTGCTTTTGATGAAATGCGAAAAAAATATGGATCTGTGGACGCGTATCTAGAAAAGGGAATTGGAATTACGGCGGATAAAAAGGCAATATTTCAATCTATGATGTTAGAAGGATAA
- a CDS encoding demethylmenaquinone methyltransferase, whose product MVETKEEKVHNVFEKISPSYDRMNSLISFRLHAKWRKETMELMRVKEGSSALDVCCGTADWTIMMADAVGPKGSVIGLDFSENMLGVGQEKVNATDLSNVTLMHGNAMELPFIDNSFDYVTIGFGLRNVPDYMTVLKEMYRVLKPGGLLTCIDTSTPTIPGYNQLFFFYFRHMMPVMGKLFAKSYEEYAWLEESTRHFPGMKKLADMFQDAGFDHVRYVPHSGGASATHFGYKKKEQ is encoded by the coding sequence ATGGTAGAAACAAAAGAAGAAAAAGTGCATAATGTATTTGAAAAGATTTCTCCTAGCTATGACCGTATGAATAGCCTGATTAGTTTCCGACTTCATGCGAAATGGCGTAAAGAAACGATGGAATTGATGCGAGTGAAAGAAGGATCATCGGCACTGGATGTTTGTTGTGGCACGGCTGATTGGACGATTATGATGGCGGATGCAGTTGGTCCCAAAGGCTCTGTTATCGGTCTTGATTTTAGTGAGAATATGTTAGGGGTTGGGCAGGAGAAAGTCAACGCGACGGACCTTTCCAATGTGACACTAATGCACGGAAATGCGATGGAATTACCTTTTATCGATAATTCATTTGATTATGTGACGATTGGTTTTGGTCTTCGTAATGTGCCAGATTACATGACGGTGCTAAAAGAGATGTACCGGGTATTGAAACCAGGTGGGCTTTTAACATGTATTGATACGTCAACACCAACGATTCCGGGTTATAACCAGCTGTTCTTCTTTTATTTCCGACACATGATGCCTGTCATGGGAAAACTTTTTGCGAAAAGTTATGAGGAATATGCGTGGCTGGAAGAGTCAACGCGTCATTTCCCTGGAATGAAGAAATTGGCCGATATGTTCCAAGACGCTGGATTTGATCATGTTCGTTATGTTCCACATAGTGGTGGGGCAAGCGCGACACATTTTGGGTATAAAAAGAAAGAGCAATAG
- a CDS encoding HU family DNA-binding protein: MANKTDLVNSVAELADLSKKDAAKAVEAVFETIQTSLSKGEKVQLIGFGNFEVRERAARKGRNPRTKEEIDIPASKVPAFKPGKALKEAVK; encoded by the coding sequence ATGGCAAACAAAACTGATTTAGTAAATAGCGTAGCAGAACTTGCAGATCTTTCTAAAAAAGACGCTGCTAAAGCTGTAGAAGCTGTTTTTGAAACTATCCAAACTTCTTTATCTAAAGGTGAAAAAGTTCAATTAATCGGATTTGGTAACTTTGAAGTTCGTGAACGTGCTGCCCGTAAAGGACGCAACCCACGTACGAAGGAAGAGATTGACATTCCTGCAAGCAAAGTTCCTGCATTCAAACCAGGTAAGGCGCTTAAAGAAGCTGTTAAATAA
- the der gene encoding ribosome biogenesis GTPase Der, translating to MVKPVVAIVGRPNVGKSTIFNRIVGERVSIVEDIPGVTRDRIYNSADWLGRDFNIIDTGGIDLGDEPFLAQIKAQAEIAIDEADVIIFITNGREGVTDADEQVAKILYRSKKPIVLAINKVDNPEMRDQIYDFYSLGFGEPFPISGSHGLGLGDLLDEVFKKFPELDEEEYDENVIKFSLIGRPNVGKSSILNALLGEQRVIVSDIAGTTRDAIDTPYEYDGQEYVMIDTAGMRKRGKVYESTEKYSVLRAMRAIERSDVVLVVLNAEEGIREQDKRIAGYAHEAGRGILVVVNKWDAIEKDEKTMNAFIQDIREQFLFLSYAPIVFVSALTKQRLTNLFPMINDISNNHSLRVQSSLLNDVIMDAVAMNPSPMDKGKRLKIYYTTQVAVRPPTFVVFVNEPEMMHFSYERFLENRIREAFPFDGTPIRLIARQRK from the coding sequence ATGGTTAAACCAGTAGTAGCAATTGTCGGTCGTCCGAATGTCGGCAAATCCACTATTTTCAACCGCATCGTTGGCGAACGTGTCTCGATTGTGGAGGATATTCCAGGTGTCACACGGGACCGGATTTATAACTCGGCCGATTGGCTTGGACGTGATTTTAATATTATTGATACAGGTGGAATCGATTTAGGAGATGAGCCGTTTTTGGCGCAAATTAAGGCGCAGGCAGAGATCGCGATCGATGAAGCAGATGTCATTATTTTTATTACAAATGGTCGTGAAGGTGTCACAGATGCAGATGAGCAGGTGGCCAAAATTTTGTATCGGTCGAAAAAACCGATTGTTTTAGCGATTAATAAGGTTGATAATCCAGAGATGCGTGATCAAATTTATGATTTCTATTCGCTTGGATTTGGCGAACCTTTCCCAATTTCTGGTTCTCACGGATTGGGCCTTGGAGATCTATTGGATGAGGTATTTAAGAAATTTCCTGAACTCGATGAAGAAGAATATGATGAAAATGTTATCAAATTCTCACTTATCGGTCGCCCGAATGTTGGGAAATCGTCTATTTTAAACGCGCTTCTAGGCGAACAACGTGTGATCGTGTCGGATATTGCAGGAACGACGCGTGATGCGATTGATACGCCTTACGAATATGATGGTCAAGAATACGTAATGATTGATACAGCGGGTATGCGTAAACGTGGGAAAGTCTATGAATCCACAGAGAAATATAGCGTATTACGTGCAATGCGAGCGATTGAACGAAGCGATGTTGTTTTAGTTGTGCTAAATGCCGAAGAAGGAATTCGTGAGCAAGATAAACGAATTGCTGGCTATGCACATGAAGCGGGGCGCGGAATTTTAGTTGTTGTTAACAAATGGGATGCCATTGAAAAAGACGAGAAGACGATGAACGCGTTTATCCAAGATATTCGTGAACAATTCTTATTCTTATCATACGCACCAATTGTATTCGTGTCAGCTCTAACAAAACAACGCTTAACAAACCTTTTCCCGATGATTAATGATATCAGCAATAACCATTCACTTCGCGTTCAATCAAGCCTACTGAACGATGTTATCATGGATGCCGTTGCGATGAACCCATCTCCAATGGACAAAGGCAAACGTCTGAAAATTTACTACACAACACAAGTAGCCGTAAGACCACCAACGTTTGTAGTGTTTGTTAATGAACCTGAAATGATGCATTTCTCTTATGAACGATTCCTAGAAAATCGAATCCGTGAAGCCTTCCCGTTTGATGGCACACCGATTCGTCTAATAGCACGCCAAAGAAAGTAA
- a CDS encoding NAD(P)H-dependent glycerol-3-phosphate dehydrogenase produces the protein MAKKQKVAVLGAGSWGTGLALVLIENGHDVVIWGNHADVVDELNTKHTNQHYLPDMTLSPKMRATLVLEEALAGTEMVVIAIPTSAMRIVCSQLNDALKEPTLLVHVSKGIEPDTNLRMTQVIEEEVDASKRSAVVVLSGPSHAEEVVRHHPTTLCASCKDLVAAKIVQDAFLNNNLRIYTNEDVIGAEIGGALKNIIALGAGIVDGLGYGDNAKAALMTRGMAEITRLGVTAGADPQTFYGLTGIGDLIVTCTSVHSRNWRAGNMLGKGQNLDSVLENMGMVVEGVRTANAVHQWAQKLEIDMPITEAIYRVLFEKDDPQTAIDRLMGRDPKLEKEEY, from the coding sequence ATGGCGAAAAAACAAAAGGTTGCAGTTCTTGGTGCTGGAAGTTGGGGCACCGGATTGGCACTAGTTTTGATTGAAAATGGGCATGATGTTGTTATTTGGGGAAATCACGCCGATGTGGTTGATGAACTGAATACAAAGCATACCAATCAACATTATCTTCCTGATATGACGCTTTCACCAAAAATGCGGGCAACTCTCGTATTGGAGGAAGCATTAGCAGGCACAGAGATGGTCGTTATTGCGATTCCAACGAGCGCTATGAGGATTGTTTGTAGTCAGTTAAATGATGCCTTAAAAGAGCCGACATTGCTCGTACACGTGAGTAAAGGAATCGAGCCTGATACGAACTTGCGTATGACACAGGTAATTGAAGAAGAAGTAGATGCTTCGAAACGCTCCGCTGTGGTCGTTCTTTCTGGGCCAAGTCACGCAGAAGAAGTAGTTCGCCATCACCCGACAACACTTTGCGCTAGCTGTAAAGATCTTGTTGCTGCAAAAATCGTGCAGGATGCCTTTTTAAATAATAACTTGCGAATCTATACGAATGAAGATGTTATTGGCGCTGAAATTGGCGGTGCGCTTAAAAATATTATCGCACTTGGCGCTGGTATTGTTGATGGCCTTGGTTATGGCGATAATGCGAAAGCGGCTCTCATGACGCGTGGTATGGCTGAAATCACTCGACTCGGCGTAACGGCAGGTGCAGATCCACAGACATTTTACGGTCTTACTGGGATTGGCGATCTAATTGTGACCTGTACGAGTGTGCATTCGCGAAATTGGCGCGCGGGTAATATGTTAGGTAAAGGCCAAAACTTAGATTCTGTTCTTGAGAATATGGGAATGGTTGTGGAAGGTGTTCGTACGGCGAATGCTGTTCATCAATGGGCACAGAAACTTGAAATCGATATGCCGATCACGGAAGCCATTTACCGAGTGCTATTCGAAAAAGATGATCCCCAGACTGCGATCGACCGTCTTATGGGACGCGATCCAAAGTTGGAAAAAGAAGAGTATTAA
- the aroB gene encoding 3-dehydroquinate synthase, whose protein sequence is MPEITVTTTDKVYPVYISQNALNEKADAFIAELARFSKIFVMTDANVAEAHLEKLDTLLAPLENVFYYITPAGEGAKTFAVYEDALTKAIEVGLDRKSVLLAFGGGVIGDLGGFVASTYMRGIAFYQIPTTVLAHDSAVGGKVAINHPLGKNMVGNFYQPEAVIYDTSLLGTLSEREMRSGFAELVKHALIRDPALLVELMETYKVPMDLYRVDLTPYLTRGIEIKAEIVSQDETEQGIRAYLNFGHTFGHAVEAYGEFGKWLHGESIMFGMIYALDMSEQLLGLSFDKEALLKWLAGLGYDVRLPVNLDFAVLLESMKHDKKTTFNEITMVLLEAIGKPTIQKVSDEVIATTFERLSQEDLG, encoded by the coding sequence ATGCCTGAAATCACGGTAACGACGACAGACAAGGTATATCCTGTTTATATAAGCCAGAATGCGTTGAACGAAAAGGCGGATGCATTCATCGCAGAATTAGCTCGCTTTTCTAAAATTTTTGTGATGACGGACGCGAATGTAGCAGAAGCGCATTTGGAAAAATTAGATACGTTGCTTGCTCCGTTAGAAAATGTCTTTTATTACATCACTCCAGCTGGTGAAGGGGCGAAAACATTTGCGGTTTACGAGGATGCGCTAACGAAAGCAATCGAGGTCGGACTGGATCGTAAGTCTGTGTTGCTTGCTTTTGGTGGTGGTGTAATTGGAGACTTGGGCGGTTTCGTAGCATCCACTTACATGCGTGGCATCGCATTTTATCAAATTCCAACGACCGTGCTGGCACATGATAGCGCGGTTGGTGGGAAGGTTGCGATCAATCATCCGCTAGGCAAAAATATGGTCGGGAATTTCTATCAACCGGAAGCGGTCATTTATGATACCTCACTGCTTGGCACGTTATCAGAGCGTGAAATGCGTTCTGGTTTTGCAGAACTGGTGAAACATGCGTTGATTCGTGACCCAGCGCTTTTGGTGGAATTGATGGAAACGTATAAAGTACCGATGGACTTATATCGTGTTGATTTAACGCCTTATTTAACGCGAGGTATCGAGATTAAAGCGGAAATCGTATCTCAGGATGAAACAGAGCAAGGGATTCGCGCCTATCTTAATTTTGGGCATACATTCGGACATGCGGTGGAAGCTTACGGTGAATTCGGAAAATGGTTGCACGGTGAGTCAATTATGTTCGGGATGATCTATGCGCTTGACATGAGTGAGCAGTTGCTTGGATTAAGCTTTGATAAGGAAGCCTTGTTAAAATGGTTGGCAGGACTTGGTTATGATGTTCGTTTACCAGTGAATCTTGATTTCGCAGTTTTGCTAGAAAGTATGAAGCACGATAAGAAAACAACATTTAATGAGATAACGATGGTATTGCTTGAAGCGATTGGGAAACCGACGATTCAAAAGGTATCGGATGAAGTGATAGCAACAACATTTGAGCGATTAAGTCAGGAGGATCTGGGATGA
- the aroH gene encoding chorismate mutase has translation MIRGIRGATTVTENTAEAIYAATVTLFQAIVKDNHLEPEAISSVMTSVTQDIDAAFPAKPIRELAGFQFVPIMGVMEIPVAGALPMCIRLMVNAELGDTKQQDVVHVYLEGAKVLRPDLAK, from the coding sequence ATGATTAGAGGGATTAGAGGAGCAACAACGGTGACGGAAAATACGGCAGAGGCCATTTATGCAGCAACGGTGACATTATTCCAAGCGATCGTGAAAGATAATCATTTAGAACCAGAAGCGATTTCATCTGTTATGACATCAGTGACGCAAGATATCGATGCCGCATTCCCAGCGAAGCCAATTCGTGAATTAGCAGGTTTTCAGTTCGTGCCCATTATGGGTGTGATGGAAATCCCCGTTGCTGGTGCGCTACCAATGTGCATCCGCTTGATGGTGAATGCTGAATTAGGCGATACGAAACAGCAAGATGTGGTTCACGTATACTTAGAAGGCGCAAAAGTGTTACGCCCGGATTTGGCGAAGTAG
- the folE gene encoding GTP cyclohydrolase I FolE produces MEQIDKQKIADAVKVILEAVGENPEREGLLDTPMRVARMYEEVFSGLKKDPSIHFNTVFEEQHEELVLVKDIRFSSMCEHHLVPFFGVAHVAYLPQNGRVAGLSKLARVVDDVSKRPQLQERITTTVAEIMMDKLKPLGVMVIMEAEHMCMTIRGVNKPGAKTITSAVRGAFRNNDKLRSEVMALIKH; encoded by the coding sequence ATGGAGCAAATAGATAAGCAAAAAATTGCAGATGCAGTGAAGGTTATATTAGAAGCGGTTGGAGAGAATCCAGAGCGTGAAGGGTTACTTGATACACCAATGCGTGTCGCCAGAATGTATGAAGAAGTTTTTTCAGGACTAAAGAAAGATCCATCGATACATTTTAATACGGTTTTTGAAGAGCAGCATGAGGAACTAGTGTTGGTGAAAGATATTCGCTTTTCATCGATGTGCGAGCATCATTTGGTACCGTTCTTTGGTGTTGCACATGTTGCTTATTTACCGCAAAATGGTCGTGTAGCTGGACTGAGTAAGTTGGCGCGGGTTGTTGATGACGTGAGTAAGCGTCCGCAATTGCAAGAACGCATAACAACGACAGTTGCTGAAATTATGATGGATAAATTGAAGCCGCTTGGTGTGATGGTTATTATGGAGGCGGAGCATATGTGCATGACAATTCGTGGTGTCAACAAGCCAGGGGCAAAAACGATTACGAGTGCTGTTCGTGGCGCTTTCCGTAACAATGATAAATTGCGAAGTGAAGTTATGGCTTTGATTAAGCATTAA
- the aroC gene encoding chorismate synthase: protein MRYLTAGESHGPGLTTIIEGLPAGMPLLADDINKDLTRRQGGHGRGARMRIETDRAQISAGVRHGKTMGSPVAIFVENKDWKKWETVMSIEPVPVEKEASRKVSRPRPGHADLVGGMKYGHRDMRNVLERSSARETTVRVAAGAIAKKLLLELGIEVAGHVLEIGGVRAELTRDYSIKEIQEISEASSVRCLDTAKEEEMKQKIDEAKKNGDTIGGIVEVVVGGVPAGLGSYVQWDRKLDAKIAQAIVSINAFKGAEFGVGFEAARKPGSEVMDEILWSEEDGYTRRTNNLGGFEGGMTNGMPIVVRGVMKPIPTLYKPLQSVDIDSKEAFNASVERSDSCAVPAASVVAEAVVAWEVAQAVLEKFDSDRFDVLRAHVEEHRAMTREF from the coding sequence ATGAGATATTTAACAGCGGGAGAATCACACGGCCCAGGATTAACGACGATTATTGAGGGGTTACCAGCAGGAATGCCTCTTTTGGCGGACGATATTAATAAGGATTTAACGAGGCGCCAAGGTGGACATGGACGCGGGGCGAGAATGCGAATTGAAACGGATCGTGCGCAAATTTCAGCGGGTGTTCGTCACGGTAAAACGATGGGTTCGCCAGTTGCGATTTTTGTGGAAAATAAGGATTGGAAAAAGTGGGAGACAGTGATGAGTATTGAACCTGTCCCTGTGGAAAAAGAAGCGTCGCGGAAAGTATCGCGTCCACGCCCAGGCCATGCAGATCTTGTCGGTGGGATGAAATACGGTCATCGCGATATGCGAAATGTGCTGGAGCGTTCTTCTGCTCGTGAGACAACGGTGCGTGTGGCGGCTGGAGCAATTGCGAAGAAGTTGTTACTTGAACTAGGTATCGAAGTCGCTGGACATGTGTTAGAAATCGGTGGTGTGCGTGCAGAATTAACGCGTGACTACTCCATTAAAGAGATTCAGGAAATTTCAGAGGCATCTTCTGTGCGTTGTTTAGATACGGCGAAAGAAGAAGAAATGAAGCAAAAAATTGATGAAGCCAAGAAAAATGGCGATACAATCGGTGGGATCGTGGAAGTCGTTGTTGGTGGCGTGCCTGCTGGACTTGGTAGTTACGTACAATGGGATCGCAAGTTAGATGCAAAAATTGCACAGGCAATCGTTAGTATTAATGCGTTTAAAGGTGCTGAATTTGGTGTTGGTTTTGAAGCCGCGCGTAAACCAGGTAGCGAAGTGATGGATGAAATTCTATGGTCGGAAGAAGATGGCTATACGAGACGTACGAATAATCTTGGTGGTTTTGAAGGCGGTATGACGAACGGGATGCCAATCGTGGTACGTGGTGTGATGAAGCCGATTCCGACGTTGTATAAGCCATTACAAAGTGTCGATATTGATTCTAAAGAAGCCTTTAATGCAAGTGTGGAGCGTTCTGATAGCTGTGCGGTTCCTGCAGCGAGCGTTGTGGCAGAAGCAGTTGTAGCTTGGGAAGTAGCGCAAGCGGTATTGGAGAAATTTGATAGCGATCGTTTCGATGTGCTTCGGGCGCATGTAGAAGAGCATCGCGCTATGACAAGGGAGTTTTAA
- the ndk gene encoding nucleoside-diphosphate kinase, which produces MERTYLMVKPDGVERGLIGEVVTRLEKKGLKLVGAKLMRIDEELATQHYAEHVGKSFFPDLLAFITSGPVFAMVWEGDEAILLARLMMGKTNPLDADQGTIRGDFAVHMNRNVIHGSDSLESAKREIGLFFKDEELLNYEKAVDVWL; this is translated from the coding sequence ATGGAGAGAACTTATTTGATGGTCAAACCAGATGGTGTGGAGCGTGGCTTAATTGGTGAAGTTGTGACGCGCCTAGAGAAAAAAGGATTGAAACTTGTGGGGGCTAAATTGATGAGAATCGATGAGGAGTTAGCAACGCAACATTATGCGGAACATGTAGGTAAGAGCTTTTTCCCAGATCTGCTTGCTTTTATTACTTCTGGCCCTGTCTTTGCGATGGTTTGGGAAGGCGATGAAGCGATTTTGCTTGCGCGGCTAATGATGGGGAAAACGAACCCGCTTGATGCAGATCAGGGGACGATTCGTGGCGATTTTGCGGTACATATGAACCGTAATGTGATTCATGGTTCGGATTCGCTCGAGAGCGCAAAACGTGAAATAGGGTTGTTCTTCAAGGATGAGGAATTGCTGAACTATGAGAAGGCAGTCGATGTTTGGCTTTAA
- the hepT gene encoding heptaprenyl diphosphate synthase component II has translation MKLNFLYSNIQADVAAIEEELRVAVKSEQAPLIEEAALELLAAGGKRVRPIFVCLTARLGQFEWNQVEQAAVAVELIHMASIVHDDVVDDADMRRGRPTIKSKWGNHVAMYTGDFLFAKSLEYMTKIPNPQAHQVLSNVTVELAVGEIEQLRAKYDFDQNVRTYLRRIKRKTALLIAASCELGGIVAQLESKWHRKLFLFGYYVGMSFQITDDILDFTGSEKTLGKPAGEDLRQGNITLPVFFAMEDKAFKEKLSKITDETSKEEMQSFIAAIKSSGAIAKSEVIAESYLQKAIAILDEFPPSKELKPLKQIVQFLDKRKY, from the coding sequence ATGAAACTTAATTTTCTATATTCTAATATTCAGGCGGATGTGGCGGCTATTGAAGAAGAGCTACGAGTCGCCGTAAAATCAGAGCAAGCGCCTTTAATCGAAGAGGCTGCTTTGGAGCTTCTGGCGGCTGGTGGCAAACGAGTTCGACCGATTTTTGTATGCTTAACGGCAAGGCTGGGTCAATTTGAATGGAACCAGGTGGAGCAAGCGGCGGTCGCTGTGGAACTAATACATATGGCATCGATTGTCCATGATGATGTTGTGGATGATGCGGACATGAGGCGTGGCCGACCAACGATTAAGTCGAAGTGGGGCAATCATGTTGCGATGTATACCGGAGATTTCTTATTTGCGAAATCGCTAGAATACATGACAAAAATTCCGAATCCACAAGCGCATCAAGTTCTTTCTAATGTAACGGTGGAACTTGCAGTTGGTGAAATTGAACAATTGCGAGCGAAATATGATTTTGATCAAAATGTGCGGACGTATTTGCGTAGAATTAAGCGTAAGACGGCGCTCTTAATCGCAGCGAGTTGTGAACTTGGCGGGATTGTGGCGCAGTTGGAATCCAAGTGGCATCGCAAGTTATTCTTATTTGGTTATTATGTGGGGATGTCTTTCCAAATTACCGATGATATTCTTGATTTTACAGGTTCGGAAAAGACGCTAGGTAAACCAGCTGGCGAGGACTTGCGTCAAGGGAATATCACGTTGCCTGTTTTCTTTGCAATGGAAGATAAGGCGTTTAAAGAGAAGCTTAGCAAAATAACGGATGAGACATCAAAAGAGGAGATGCAATCGTTTATAGCAGCCATTAAATCTTCTGGTGCGATCGCGAAATCAGAGGTTATTGCTGAAAGCTATTTACAGAAAGCCATCGCTATTTTAGATGAATTTCCACCTTCGAAAGAACTGAAACCATTGAAGCAAATCGTTCAATTTTTGGACAAGAGAAAGTATTAG